The segment GGTGCCCCTGCTGTGGAGCGAGCGTTGGCGGTAGTCACGGTAGTTCTTGGTGAGCAGCGTGTAGAGGAAGGGGTTCACACAGCTGTTGCCATAGGTGAGGCAAGTGGTCAGGTAGTTGACAATGCGGGCAGAGCGGGGAGCGAGCGGTGGGCCCCCGCGGTACTGGGCAAGGAGCTGCCACAGCCAGAAGGGTAGGAAGCAGGCCCAGAAGAGCAGCACAATCCCCAGGATGAGATAGAGCACCCTGGGGTTGGGCAGCCGTCGCGTCTGCGTGAAGGAGGCCCGCTGTGAGAACCAGTAGGCCCGGGCCAGGCGGACGTAGAGCAGTCCGATGATCACGCCGGGCCCCACGATGCTGGTCCCGAAGAGCAGCGTCAGGTAGGCGCGGTGGGTGCGCTGGCCCCAGGCTGGCAGGCAGAGGCTCTTGTGGCCCCTGCGGACCAGCCGGATGGCCAGCATCATGGGCAGTGTCAGCAGCAGTGCCAGCAGCCACGTGCCCAGTGCCAGGACCTTGCGGTAGCCCTTGGAACGCTGCACTGTGTCCAGGGGCCTCACCACGGCGGCGTAGCGCTCCCTGCTCATGAGGGTCAGGGTGAAGATGCTGGCGTGCATGGTCAGGAAGTCCAGGCTGAAGAGGACGCGGCAGCCCACGTCACCGAAGTGCCACCTCTTGGTGATGTAGGTAGCTACTATGAAGGGGATGCTGAGCAGGTAGAGGAGATCCGCCAGCGCCAAGTTGATGACGTAGACGTACATGGAGGCAGAGGTGTACAGGAAGCGGCACATGACCGTCAGCGTGTACACGTTGCCTGCCATGCCCACCACGCCCATGGCTGAGAGCACCACTCCAATAGTGCTCGTGGCCACCAGGTCCTCCAGGGAGTTGGGCTCCGTCGGGCTAGCCAATGAGCTGTTGAGGGATGCGTTGGGGGCACCAGGCAGCTCGGGCATGGCGCTGCCCATTGTAGCTGGCACCGGGATCCTGCTTGATGGCTCTGGGCTCAGCGCCATCTCTGCCACTTCACACTGGGCTTCTGGCTCGGGCCTGCTGCTTCTTTAGGTAGACAGGGGGCATCTGTGGGCAACAACCTTTCCTGCGGGAGAGGATGCTCATTAAAGATGCAGGTCAGGCACCCCTTCTCACTCCCAAGAGGCCATAAGAAGCCACAGTCCCCACCAGGCTGGGGAGGCCTGCACAGGGACAGTGCTCACCAACTGTGACGCCCCCTTGGGGACTCTCCGTGCAGAACTCTAACACCCTGCCTCAGTTCCCCAGCTATCCAGGGGGACCAGAGAACCACCTAGACCAGTTGCTCCCCATGCATGCCCCAGTAGCATTCCCACCATGGGCCACAGTGCAAGTTCAAAGGCCTCTCAGCTCGATGGCCTTTCCTGAAAATCAGAGCACAGCAGGCATGAACCAGGATGGTTCACTCCTGGATGAACCAGGAGTTCTCACTAGGCCTTCTCACTTCCTCATccgtgaagggcagggaagccaggcTGACCCCTGTGTCTTCCTCCCCATATACATCtcctgtatgtttttaaaaaatacattttgttcaGATTGCAAAAGTAATATCTGCCGACTTTAAAGTTCAAATAGGAAAATATGTTAGATAAAGAGGGGAAAGCCCTCATAATCTTCCTTTATTCACATGGGGGAAATAAACCTGATTCCTGTCTCCTACCACACAAGAAAACAATTCAAGGTGGACTGTGTACCTGTATGTAATAGATTAAATCAATTAATCAAGCTTTGGAAGAGATATAGGAGAATATCTGCACGACTGTGGGTAAacaaagatttctcaaaaaaaaaaaaaaaaaaggcaaaaaatacttGCAGTAAAAGACCCACCAATTGGATTTCATGAAAATTAAGAACTTCACTGAAAGAGTAAAAGATGTAAACCATGGACTGGGAAAAGATGATCAGAAGACACATATCAGAGAAAGAACTAGTAATCAAAATATGTGAAAGAACTACAAATCAACAAAGACCAATGACTCAactgaaagaagggaaaaaaaagacaaaatttcaaCAGGAAATCCGTCAAACTGCTGGGAAGACATGAAGGAAAGGAACTCCTGAACTGCTAGTAGAGGACAAGAACAGTGCAGCCGCTTGTGGCGAACAATCTGGCACCCTCAGCAAAGTTGGACACACGTCTGTCCTCTCATCCAGCAATTCTTCTCCTAGATATATGCCAAGAAAAATTAGtggtactactactactaagtcacttcagtcgtgtccgactctgcgcgaccccatagacggcaaatGGCCGCAAAAAGCAAGAGTGAGAACGTTCATAGCAGTCAGAAGCTGGAAACCACCCAAACGTCCATGAATAGTAgtgtggataaagaaactgtgacccacccccccccccaataaaaaTGCTCCAAGgcgatgaagaaaatgaaattattgaaCAACTTGAT is part of the Budorcas taxicolor isolate Tak-1 chromosome 19, Takin1.1, whole genome shotgun sequence genome and harbors:
- the UTS2R gene encoding urotensin-2 receptor, with translation MALSPEPSSRIPVPATMGSAMPELPGAPNASLNSSLASPTEPNSLEDLVATSTIGVVLSAMGVVGMAGNVYTLTVMCRFLYTSASMYVYVINLALADLLYLLSIPFIVATYITKRWHFGDVGCRVLFSLDFLTMHASIFTLTLMSRERYAAVVRPLDTVQRSKGYRKVLALGTWLLALLLTLPMMLAIRLVRRGHKSLCLPAWGQRTHRAYLTLLFGTSIVGPGVIIGLLYVRLARAYWFSQRASFTQTRRLPNPRVLYLILGIVLLFWACFLPFWLWQLLAQYRGGPPLAPRSARIVNYLTTCLTYGNSCVNPFLYTLLTKNYRDYRQRSLHSRGTGGPVGVRSFPQGHTRCQRGSGRSMSSSSQQATETIALSQVVPGSLCV